The following proteins come from a genomic window of Diadema setosum chromosome 20, eeDiaSeto1, whole genome shotgun sequence:
- the LOC140243500 gene encoding uncharacterized protein, with protein MATVHQISSQNLECPICLALFNQPTSLVCSHTFCKECLQCVFQTQPDQQTITCPVCRKVTSVPSGDVGKLQINVPLSSLVDEVKTENPACTVCEMDKKSPAVSYCQDCGRNMCKSCEISHSTWKLFASHSTVALCEMLSRKVPLKRRRKCKKHPNDDEECFCTGCREYLCCKCGMLEHLQEGHKLEEAAIHEEKLMKNIKELKEKTKSKIITVENHKQFIETQRNEIKIMLGKINDDIDKTYEEYMKLLSIRREALKCQVKRWSEKFANELQVMEEESHQTIRDLKAMEELVTNGMKVPLEKDALFAHDTLCENLKSFLGRNDPDHQSPRGVAERAQKISFRRCVNFSELRLGELNGYTWEVKADVELPSKDSMNCITLAPDGKMAVGSHLGGIHFYSCAGELKQTVLKHVRVQEIRYLSDGRSVVRDMQNKISLYTPQWWKLEVTFRTMSFDEGGFGGLTVDRDDNIYVGYRKPKKILLFTPQGGEPVREIVCDGHSPCQLFSFHTIEKLILTNSYAVVCLDGNGKKENVLEKNEGITWPSVGRDDSVIVAWMKHEEGLVSIDRYTRDLEHVRNIITDFEIQKAERVWCCLQEFESGEIVFCTSDRLYIFDEFVS; from the coding sequence ATGGCAACTGTTCATCAAATTAGCAGTCAGAATCTGGAGTGTCCTATCTGTCTTGCACTTTTCAACCAACCTACATCACTGGTATGTTCACACACCTTCTGCAAAGAATGTCTGCAATGTGTTTTTCAAACTCAGCCTGACCAACAAACTATAACGTGCCCTGTGTGCAGGAAAGTAACGTCAGTACCCAGTGGAGATGTGGGTAAGTTGCAAATAAACGTACCGTTGAGTTCTCTCGTGGACGAAGTGAAAACCGAAAATCCAGCATGCACAGTTTGTGAGATGGACAAAAAGTCGCCAGCTGTGAGCTACTGCCAGGACTGTGGGAGAAATATGTGCAAATCGTGCGAGATAAGCCACTCTACCTGGAAACTGTTCGCCTCCCACTCAACAGTGGCCCTGTGTGAGATGCTCTCTAGAAAAGTTCCGCTTAAAAGACGACGAAAGTGTAAGAAACACCCTAACGATGATGAAGAGTGTTTCTGTACCGGGTGTCGGGAGTACTTATGCTGTAAGTGCGGCATGTTGGAGCATTTGCAAGAGGGACATAAGCTTGAAGAAGCAGCCATTCATGAagagaaattaatgaaaaatatcaagGAGTTAAAAGAAAAGACTAAATCAAAGATCATAACTGTTGAAAACCATAAACAGTTCATAGAGACACAACGGaacgaaataaaaattatgCTAGGAAAGATCAATGATGACATCGACAAAACGTACGAGGAATACATGAAACTCTTGTCTATCAGAAGAGAGGCACTGAAATGTCAAGTGAAACGTTGGTCTGAAAAATTCGCGAATGAATTACAAGTCATGGAGGAAGAGAGTCACCAAACAATCCGCGACTTGAAGGCTATGGAAGAGCTGGTAACTAACGGTATGAAGGTACCGCTAGAAAAAGATGCCTTGTTTGCACACGACACGCTGTGCGAAAACTTGAAGAGTTTTCTTGGACGAAATGATCCTGACCACCAATCACCGAGAGGTGTGGCAGAACGCGCTCAAAAGATTTCATTCCGTAGGTGCGTGAATTTCAGCGAACTTCGTCTTGGAGAACTGAACGGTTACACATGGGAAGTGAAGGCAGACGTAGAGCTCCCCAGCAAAGACAGCATGAATTGCATCACTCTTGCACCTGATGGTAAGATGGCGGTAGGTTCACATCTCGGCGGAATCCATTTCTACTCCTGTGCTGGCGAGTTGAAGCAGACCGTGCTGAAGCATGTCAGGGTCCAAGAAATTAGATACCTTTCTGATGGTCGAAGCGTTGTGCGTGATATGCAGAACAAGATATCACTGTACACTCCACAGTGGTGGAAGCTCGAAGTCACGTTTAGGACCATGAGTTTTGATGAAGGAGGGTTTGGTGGTCTCACTGTGGATAGAGATGATAATATCTACGTTGGTTACAGAAAACCAAAGAAGATCCTGCTTTTTACCCCACAGGGTGGTGAGCCTGTCAGGGAAATAGTATGTGATGGACATTCACCCTGTCAATTGTTCTCCTTTCACACCATTGAGAAACTGATACTGACAAATTCATATGCTGTCGTCTGCCTCGATGGTAACGGGAAGAAGGAGAATGTATTAGAGAAGAATGAGGGTATTACATGGCCATCTGTTGGTCGAGATGATTCCGTCATTGTAGCCTGGATGAAGCACGAGGAGGGTCTCGTCAGTATCGATAGATACACGAGAGATTTGGAGCACGTGCGCAATATCATCACAGATTTCGAAATACAAAAAGCGGAAAGAGTTTGGTGCTGTTTGCAAGAGTTTGAGAGTGGTGAGATAGTTTTTTGCACTTCAGACAGACTCTACATATTTGACGAATTCGTTTCTTAA